Proteins encoded in a region of the Salminus brasiliensis chromosome 2, fSalBra1.hap2, whole genome shotgun sequence genome:
- the LOC140549663 gene encoding testis-specific serine/threonine-protein kinase 6-like, translating into MQTKEVLRSLGYEVVDFIGKGSYGEVKLATSQRHSNHVAIKIMHRRLASHLFVSKLLPRELAILKRVKHPHIVQVHEIFEMPNGQVFIVMEAAAMDLQQKIWELGRIPIGQAKMWFSQLLSAVAYLHQQNIVHRDLKCKNVLLTANDQVKLTDFGLGRFSRGFPDLSKTYYCTPEYGAPEVLLEKPYDPKKSDVWSLGIIFYSMVTGSTPFKVNSLKSLLRVQREPLVFPRRLTVEEPCRAFISYMLQYDPSTRPSVTEVAQHPWLQPRQERVIGRFVVVPVEDLCPDVNPLETSEEESQSSFSLNSNIDSISSSASENGLVFFSTPQSTEEESPSSSLSRDVDVLSSHGVRCETLMPEQKGDSNGAGANPEEDEDDSPIVDI; encoded by the exons ATGCAAACCAAAGAAGTCCTGAGGAGTTTGGGCTACGAGGTGGTGGATTTCATTGGTAAAGGGAGTTACGGTGAGGTTAAGCTGGCCACATCTCAAAGGCACTCCAACCATGTGGCCATCAAAATAATGCACCGCAGGCTGGCATCACATCTTTTTGTATCTAAACTTCTGCCCCGGGAACTGGCCATTCTGAAAAGAGTAAagcaccctcacattgttcagGTGCATGAAATTTTTGAGATGCCAAACGGACAGGTGTTTattgtgatggaggctgccgCAATGGATCTTCAACAGAAGATCTGGGAGCTCGGCCGCATTCCCATTGGCCAAGCAAAAATGTGGTTCTCACAGCTGCTCAGCGCTGTGGCCTATCTACATCAGCAGAACATTGTCCATCGTGATCTTAAATGTAAAAACGTTCTGCTGACTGCTAACGACCAAGTCAAATTAACCGACTTTGGTTTAGGCCGTTTTTCAAGGGGCTTTCCTGACTTAAGCAAGACCTATTATTGCACTCCCGAGTATGGTGCACCTGAGGTGCTTTTGGAAAAACCctatgatccaaaaaaaagtgaCGTGTGGAGTCTAGGTATTATCTTTTACTCCATGGTCACCGGATCCACACCCTTCAAAGTTAACAGTTTGAAGAGTCTCCTACGTGTCCAGCGAGAACCCTTGGTGTTCCCACGTAGGCtcacagtggaggagccctgtcgGGCCTTCATATCTTATATGCTGCAATACGACCCCTCCACTCGGCCATCTGTGACAGAGGTGGCACAGCACCCTTGGCTGCAGCCGAGGCAGGAACG GGTTATTGGCAGGTTTGTGGTGGTGCCCGTTGAGGATCTGTGTCCAGACGTCAACCCACTTGAAACGTCAGAGGAAGAGTCTCAGTCTTCCTTCTCTTTGAACAGTAACATAGACAGTATATCATCTTCTGCCTCTGAAAATGGGCTGGTGTTTTTCAGCACTCCTCAGTCGACAGAGGAAGAGTCTCCGTCTTCTTCTTTAAGCAGAGACGTAGACGTTCTCTCATCTCATGGTGTCAGATGCGAGACTCTGATGCCTGAGCAGAAAGGCGACAGCAATGGAGCTGGTGCAA atcctgaagaagacgAAGATGATTCACCCATTGTAGACATCTAG